The genomic segment CCATTTGCTTGGCCAGCTGCGTCAGCATCGAGCCCATGTCGGTCGGCGGTGAGCTCAGGCGCGCCTTGAGGCGGGTTACCGTCAGCTTCAAGCGTTCGGCTTCAGCAGGCTTCAGGATATAGTCGACGGCGCCTTGTTCGAATGCTTCAATCGCGTATTCGTCGTAAGCCGTGATGAAAACGATATGGCTTTTGCTGCCGATTTCTTGCGCCGCCTGCAGACCGGTCTTGCCTGGCATGCGGATGTCGAGAAAAGTGAAATCCGGCTCCAGCTGGTCGACCAGTTCGATGGCTTCATCGCCGTTCTTGGCTTCGCCGAGGATCTCCAGTTCCGGCCACGCCTGGCTCAGGCGCAGGCGGATCTGGTCGCGCATCAGGCGTTCGTCATCGGCGATGATTGCAGTAGGCATAGGCAGGTTTTATCAAGAATTTAACGTTTTTTGACGGAGCCGGAACCCATGATGCTGGAGTGCACC from the Collimonas arenae genome contains:
- a CDS encoding LytR/AlgR family response regulator transcription factor → MPTAIIADDERLMRDQIRLRLSQAWPELEILGEAKNGDEAIELVDQLEPDFTFLDIRMPGKTGLQAAQEIGSKSHIVFITAYDEYAIEAFEQGAVDYILKPAEAERLKLTVTRLKARLSSPPTDMGSMLTQLAKQMGIATKPVYLQWIQASIGQQLRLIPVQEILFFRSDEKYTSVQTATYEALIRKPVRDLAEELDPDLFWQIHRATLVNVSAIDGITRDMRGRHQVLVKGHTEKLEVSRSFIHLFKQM